From Salvia hispanica cultivar TCC Black 2014 unplaced genomic scaffold, UniMelb_Shisp_WGS_1.0 HiC_scaffold_375, whole genome shotgun sequence:
GACTAATCTCTTTTCGATGTCTTTAAAATAGGACTCTTGACGCTCACTTAAAAGAAATCAAGTCTCGGGTCTTGCGAATTCTTCGACGTCTTCCACGAAAGTTGACCACCTTGAGTGGGCTTCATCATTCGAGATAGTAACCCGTGGCCAATTGTTCTGCGCATTCAGTCGATGGTGAAATCAGGTCGTCGGTCTTCgccattcaaaacatcatcgaagTGGTGAGGAATAGAGCAcgttcaagtcgttgttggatCGACAACACCGAAATATACATCATCAAATCCATGGGCGGTAGTCGCGGCAGCTTCCAAGGATAGCGTTGAGCCCGTAGCCTTTGTGACGGCTTGTTAAGTATTGCCACTGCTTGATGGAACGAATGCCAAACCCCGTCGTACGATTGATGTTGTATAGCATACGGGAAAAGCGAGTGGAGTGACATTGAAGATGAAGCGGCCGTTAACAATCTTTGGTGGTGGGTGCTCGAAGGAATTCCTCGCCCAGCGAAACGAACATCGTCGCAATATTTTAGGCATATGATTCAGTTGACTCGCCTCACATtgcaaatactcgtcgaaGAGGTCGGTAGTTTGCCCGGTAACAAGTTGTCGGatggcacaagtacacttttgcaacgcCGGAGACTTTGCCCAGATTACGTTTGATTGAAAGTATTCAACACGGGTGGACAATGTGTTGATATACGCATAAACAAGTTTTGACATCTGGCAATGGCGAAAGTAATCTTACCGGATACATGGTGGTCGGAGAAATAGTCGGCAACGAGCTTTCATGGGCTCCCTCTAGATCATGATGGATGCGATGAGATCGgtgaaatcaaattttaatttttttaaaaagggttTGAGTGAGAGGGGAAGGCTGTAGATGATTTAGTATGGTATGAATGAGTgataatttgatgaaaaagtggatgatgaatgtgtgtttttatagatgtttttgggaaaaaaaaaaaataaaaaaaacccaaaaaaacatCCATAAACGGCtctttttttgggaatccaaaaaaaattttttttttaattttttggtattatctcgaattatttgaattaaaaaaaaaacaattttgtaACGGACCTTTGGGCCCAATCAAATCTGATACGTGCGGCACGGAGGGGCGCTTGGAGGGGTACAGCCGTCCTTCCCTTTTCGGCACGGACGGCGGATGACCCTCTAGGATGTCTTATCGGATTACATAACACCCTCGTCGGGGgggatgaaaaaaatatacccCAATGTAATTCCTTTAAAAATCGCTCGGGAAATGTTCACTCGATTATACTATCAAGATATCACTTTAGTCATCCCCCTCTTATTTAGAATTGGACTTTACATAAATTTCTTTTCCCAATGTACCTTCACgtgattttcattttattatcataGGATTAAGGGTttggagaaaaatatgaaaaaatgatatatcctCTATCTTTTAAAAGTATCGGGaaaaatttccaattttcGATATGTAATTTTGACGATCGTTTTGTAAGTTTTTGTCGATAAAGATATGAATTTCTTTTAtcatatatcgttttatatcgaaaatcgatttagaaaattttgtttcgatattttttgatatatatcgaaaatatcgaaattttcatatattcattttcgTTCGAAATATCGTCGAtgcgatatgaaatttttatcgaaagttcgatttCGAAATTTGATATATCGGCTTTCGATACGatcgatatgaaatttttattcgATATTTTGATACGTCGTCGCGTTTTTTTGGATTGATAGATGAATAAGTTTTTTCATTTAACAGAAAATGGAATTTTTGTTCAATATTGGATTATTAGTAAGtaagaaaaatactaaaaaagggaaaaaattcagaaaaaaaacgaaaagcataagaaaaaaaatgatgacgAGAAATTTTCTGCAAAAccctttttctttcaatttctcTAAGAACTTGAATGCCATGGTTCCATTTCTGAAACTGGTAAGTTATAGAAAACCCTTTAATTTCCGTTTCAATTATACTTGTTGATTCGTGCATGGTTGCATCTATATGTGGAGCTTCGGCAACTAATTTTACAGTTGCTAAAAATGGCAGGTGCATTGGTTATCGAGGCTGGGGCTAGTGGAAACCTTAACCGACTCAAGGGTGAAAAGTCTCTTTCTtgttatttcttcaatttcttgtttttttgtaTTCCTGGTTTTTGAATGCCTGATTTTTGATACAGCAATTAGAAAGAAGGTGAAAGATGAAAGAGAGTTCCTCAAAATATGCGATGAATGCAGCGAATTCTCCACTGGCCGGACTGTCCTGCATCACGCGGCTGCAATCGGACATTATGAGATTTGCAAATTCTTGATACATAACGTCAAAGTTTATGTCAATCCCATGGATTACAAGAGTTctatctctccctctctctctctaatattTATGTTGCTATTGAAAAAGTTTATGTTAATTCTTGAATTGTTTGTTTATTGATATGGTGTAAATTGCTTCAGTGATTACTCCTGTGGCAGAGGCTGTGAAAGGGGAACATGTCAAAGTTGTGGAGTTTCTCATCAAACATGATGCTGTAATTGCTGTTGCAGATGTTGAGGTCTCACTCCCTTGCACTTAGCTGTTCTAAAAGGTCTGTGGTTTTGTAGGCTGTAATGATGCGAAAGACTTTGCTCGTAGTGTTATATTATACGCTTGAATTGATTGGTTTTGCTTTCAGGTAATCGGGAGCTTATCGAGTTGTTGCTGGTGAAGCGTGCTCATATAGAAGCAGAGTCTTTGGATGGAACACCTTTACAAGTTGCTGTTTCTTGTGGAAATGCTGAGGCTGTCAAGTGTCTCTTGTCTCATGGCGCAAACGTGGGCAAGCACAACTTTCAGCAGTTTTTGTTTATTGTAACTTTTGAATGTGGATAAGagtttgattttttactcAGTCATACTAATATGATCTCTTAACTTGCTGTATTAATACTGTGAGATTAGTCCCTTTACTGCTTTCCGTTTTGCAGCCAAACCGTTTTTATGAAGTTGTGGACTGCCCTCTTGTATGTGCAGTCAAGTCTCGCTCATTTGAATGCATGAATTTGCTGCTCGAGGTATGTTTGGTGAAATGGAAATACCCATCTTGTCTAGGTTTTGTTAGAGATTGATGTCCTTTATCATGATAATGGCTATATGCTAGATGATTTAAACTTCCAATGGTTCTTTAGCTCTGTTCCTCAGTTATATGTATCTGATGCCTTATTCAGTATTTGAATTGCTTGCCATCAGTTATCATGGGTTAAGTACTTTCGTTGCAGGCTAAACGGACCCAAACTTGTATCTAAGTGGGTTAAGTCCTTTGGGATGTGCTGCAAAAGAAAGGCGACACAAAATTTCTCGAGTCTTTGCTTAAAGCTGGAGCAGATCCAAATTTAGctgaaaatgtaaatttatgtatttccCTTTCTACTTGTGATATCTTGAGCCCGTCTCATCCTTCTTCAAAACCAATTAATTGTCGTTTAATCATTTTGCTACTTGTTTTCTAATATTTCGCTTAAAATCACCTTGTTGTTTCATCCTGATGGTTATCAACTGGACACTTATTGCGTAGATATTGATGACTTTCAGGTTATCTATAGACCTATTGAGGAAGCTGCATTGGTGCATAACCGTGCAGGTGTGGAGATTTTGTTTCCAGTGACTAAACAGATTACACATTTCCCAAATTGGACTGTCGATGGCATAATCGAGTACGTTCATTCTGAAGAATTTACAATAATGGTCTGAAACTACTTTTACCTTGTGTACAACTGAGCAACACTCTTGACCTTCAATTGAATTTTACAACCTTCTCTGATCACATATCTTGCAGAGTACGGCGAATTGCAAAGGAAATTGAATGCAATAAACTTCCGAGCCACAAAGTACACGGGGGATAAGAATTACGGCTATGCTGTCCTACAATATAGACTTGTAAACTTTTCTTCTCCCTAGTGAGTCGATCATCTCGTCCTTGAAAAATGTGTAGTAATTAACATACATGTGATGCGTAGGCTTCTAGTTTTTATCAGTATAACCTCTCGTGGGTATCAAAGCGAAGCCTGTGTCAAGCGCGCTTGGTATACGCAGTCATGCTCTGTTTGGTGCTCGGAAATGCATGAAACTCCTGCCAAACCTCCCGTCCTCGCCACGGAGAAATTCCTGCTGGAGCTAATATGATATTCAAGGTATTAATGTGACCATCAAACTCCATACAGATTCATCATCTAACAATTGCTGATTGTGTCTGTGAAGAAATTCCTCAAGGCCGGCCTCACCTTCACGATGGATCCTTACAACGACGTCGCGTGTCGTGCATTTAGGTAACTACGCAAATTCTggtaatattttcattttttgttgctataaAACCTTTTGTAAGTAATTGAtagtgtttttgtttttggtggcAGAGTTTGTATGTATGATTACTTTGCTTGGTTGAGCCAGATTAATACCCTGGAAGAGATTTTGACTTTTAGAGATCATTAACACTGTAGAATTTCCCCATTTGATGTAGTACATAATATTGGATCATATACTATTGTCACACTTGTATACATTGCTAcatcttttcttctttgaaTATATTGTTTCCAACTGAATCAATCGTCTatttctttattctttattctcGCTAAAATTGTgtaaaaattttacttttttcccgGAAAGGAAACGACTCAAAATTGTTGGGACGACTCAAACatgtaaaaaatgtttttacaTGTAATTGTATATAAGATGgtgatattttgaaaattcttattaaaaataagaagatTTACTAAAGAAGTATATACCAGATTAGTATAGTAATCCATTCAAACTTTGGATGCAaagatacaaataaaaaagctTCAAAAGAGCATGCACCAAAAGGCATGCATTGGTCAAACTCAGATtctttatctttatcttttccTTACACACCCATTTGCTTAGTTTCTGTGTCATCACACACAGTTCACACACTTTTGTGGATTGTGGTGAAGTAACCAAGACTGACTATTAGCTTTAGCTATGCAGCAGTAGCTGCATATGTCTTTCTATCATCATGGACTTGTCTAAGATAAGATTTAGCATATCTAGTGAATAACAAAATCCTGCAAAAATATAAGACCATagtcaataataattttgtaatcagtTAGAAATGTCAATCGATGGGAAGACAGactgaagaaaaagaaaaaacggTAGGGCCAAAagtttataattcaaataacttTATAGCCCAATTGAtcccaataaaaatagtttgaaTCCGATAGGACTCCTACCCCGGAACTTGAGTGGGGTGGGTTGATTGATagaaaattttcttcttatttacTTATCATAATACATTGATTCGCTTCTGAAGTATTTTTCGTTTGCTATCTAACACTTATACTTGTCATTTACGTCCCTAGTAATATTATTCGATACCCACACACGAATCGAGGTGTATAAAATTGAGTGATGTCCCGATTTACATCCTAATACTGttggaattgaattgataaaattataaacttattGCTAGTTTTAATGGTAGCGTTTGGAGAATTCAATAGACGAGATTTAGAAACATGTGTTTACGTATCACttagttttgttttctttatatgTTCAGTCATTCTCGAGAGCGATTCGCATCAAAGAATGTCAAATATCGTCGAGTTAGAACTGAATATCAATTCGGCTGGTGATGAATCCAACTATATTTCAAATGAATTAttcatctcattttattaaaaagaaacaaCTTTATCTATATTTACCAACCAAGGCATAGGTAGGTGTATGAAATACCATAGCGAGGCTAGTGAAACCGTTTTCTCCTATAATGAGCGAGACATGAGTCCATATTTCAAGATTAAAAAAGTGACAAAGCCAcaataatcaatcaatcaacatAAAGACAAACCAATATTTCATCATAATCATGTATTGATTCATTAAAATCACACACGAACAAACAAACTAGGAAATGAACGACATATGATGCAAGAGAAACAGTCAACTAAATCCCATTTATTTGGTCGTGTCACATCGTATTAAATACCAGCCACCTTATAAAAAGCATGGAGACAGAAATGAATTGCATTACATAGCAGTTTTGAAGCTGTAAACCTACACAAACTGATGTTTAATTCATTGATTTCTTGAGCTTAAAAAGTAGGTGCTGCAGCATATACACACCTGCAGATCCATGCGAATGCAAAGGGTAATACGAAAAGGAGAGGTGAAGAGGCCGATAAAAGCAAAAGACGAAGCTGATGTGTGCGCAGATCCCTATGAATTCGATCaatatttcattctttttgCTAAAGAATTTAAAGCACAAAACAAAGTGAGCAACATTCTAGTCTTGATTTCGTTTCAACCTAGCTTTGTAGCTACAAAACAAACCAAACATGTTGTTTCAAAGTGGAGGGAAACAAAGGGAGGGTTGGAGGCCACATTATTTTACTTCTTTCCAATCATTGACTTGCTTTccttcattattattattcaccCTCTTTTTTCACTATAACAATACTACCTCCCCTTTTGACATTTTGCATCACTCCTTCCAATAgtcaacaaaattttaaaaaatttaaaccatGACTAACCAAGATAGTAGTAACAATTTGTTAGGCTTCTCCCTCTCCCCTTCCACCGTGGCTCCGCCTTGCCCCGCCCTCCCGTTAATCGACTACGGCGGTGGAAGTGACTTCAATTCTATAATGGAAGCCATCAATAGGCCTAATGATCAACCacaaggttttttttttttttttttctatttcaaatgtgtggtttatttaatttgactgACTTTTACTACTTAGGTGTGGATTTCACAACAATGGGGACCCATAACTATGAAGGGTGTGACAGAGAAGGAATGGCTCTCACCTTACATACATTGTACACTCAAGATCAAGGCTTCCTCATCAACAACAAACTACCAATGGCTGAAGCCAATTGGGATTCAAGAAATATGTATGGCGATGATCTGCACACGCTGAGCCTATCGATGGCCCCGGTAGCTAAACCGGTCGGTTCGGGCCAAATTTCAACCTGCATTGCGGCCGAGAGCAAGAAAAGGGGCCTTGAAAAGGCTCATCAGAAGCAGATTGTCCATCGAAAGTCGATCGACACATTCGGGCAGAGGACCTCTCAGTACAGAGGTGTCACTCggtaattttataagtttttttcttaattttcaagATTTGAGTGTGACATGGTGCATTTAGGCATAGGTGGACAGGGAGATATGAGGCTCATTTGTGGGACAATAGTTGTAAGAAAGAAGGGCAGAGCAGAAAAGGGAGACAAGGCAagaatatactcctatatgcACTATATATCTTATTATTGGAAAttaaacatcattttcttacTTAACTTTGCTTTTGCCTTTTGTTGTTGTCTGGATGGGAACATGAATACATTTGCAGTTTATTTAGGTAATTCCTATGTTTTCAACTTTTGTAA
This genomic window contains:
- the LOC125199096 gene encoding 26S proteasome non-ATPase regulatory subunit 10-like — its product is MAGALVIEAGASGNLNRLKAIRKKVKDEREFLKICDECSEFSTGRTVLHHAAAIGHYEICKFLIHNVKVYVNPMDYKSLTPLHLAVLKGNRELIELLLVKRAHIEAESLDGTPLQVAVSCGNAEAVKCLLSHGANPNRFYEVVDCPLVCAVKSRSFECMNLLLEVCLVKWKYPSCLGFVRD